In the Armatimonas rosea genome, TCTTCCAGACAACGCCCTTGTTCTCCGCAACGCTCCAAGAAATCGGAGCCTTCCCCGATGTTTGCCAGTTTCCCTTAGGCCCGGCTGCCTGTGGCCAGTTACTCATACTCCCTTATTGGGCATCGTCTCCTATTTCCCCTTCTCTGGCAATGCGTCCTTACTCGCAGCAAAATCGGGCACGCTCGGCGACAGCTCGTCGGAGCGTTTCGGAGACGGTTCGTGCCATGGTTAGACCAGTGGTTTTGGGGTTAGCTTTAGCTCTGTCATGACCTGATCCAGGCTCTGACCGCGTAGCTCAGCGAGCTCCAGCAGAAGTGCTAGGCGAGCTGCATTTTGTTTTTCACGCTGGTGGGAGAGGGTAAGGAGCTCTGTTTGCTCCGCTGCCGTTAAATCATCTTGTCGCTCCGCTAGCCGACGAAGCTGAGCCTCTTGGTCTTTTGGGAAGCTGTTTTGCACTCGGGTCAGGAGCTCTTGCTCACGACGCGACTGCTGTCGCAGGGCACGCTGGATGATGCCCTGTTCATCCAGTCCGAGTCGAATGGCTTCCCGGCGTACCCAGTCTTCAACATCGGGCTCTAGGGTAATGGTGAGTGACATGCGCTATTTTATCTCCTCGGGGAACGGGTTTGTGCCATCGAAGCGCACGCGACCGTCTTCTTTGACCGTGAGCGGGGAGTGTTTCTTGAGGTACTCCACCAGCACGGCGCGGCGGGTGGTGCCGGTCTCCTTGCCATCTAGGGCGACCCGGCGGATGGCGCTGGCGAAGAGATACGACGAGGCCGCGCCGGAGTAGTAGGTGTCGTTGTCGATCTCCTTGCCCTTCAGAGTCGCCCCAACCAGGGTCCAGCCAAAGCGCGATGTCCCCCGCTGCTTCACCGAGTAGCGCAGGTTGGCGGAGGGAATGGGCCGCAGGGTTCCCAGGAGCTTCTTGAGGTCTCGGCCCTGGATCTTAAACGTATAGAGCGCGTTGTCAAACGGGTCCAGGGAGACGATATCCCCGAAGGTCACTTTACCCTTGAGCAAGGGGGCGCGCACCCCCGCTTGGTTCTCGATATAGAAGTCCGCGCCGGTCGCCTCCGCCATGGCGTCACAGACCAGGTAGTAGTTGGTGGGTTGGATATCGTGGTCGGGCGTGTCGGTGAGGTCGCTGGTCACCTCCCCGACCACGGTCTCGTACTTGGCCTTGATCTTGTCCCAGTAGCCCGCGACCACTCTTGCCGTCGCCGCGTCCTCAGGAAGGTCCTTGGTGATGGGGATCAGCTTCTCCGTGAACCTATCTATCTTCCACTTGCCTGCCGTGTCCCGCTTGGCCGTGAAGTCCAGCCTCCCTAGCTCCCCGACCCACTGGTGGTCTTGTAGGATAATGGTCCCGTTCTCGACAACTCCCACCGGCAGGCGCGTGTGCGAGTGCGCCCCAACAATGACATCGATACCCGGCACCTGCCGCGCCAGCTGCCGGTCTTCGTCGAGGCCGATGTGCGTGATGGCGATCACCAAGTCGGCTTGCTTGCGTAGCTCCGGCACCAGCGCAGTCGCCACGGTGACGGGATCATCCAC is a window encoding:
- a CDS encoding bifunctional metallophosphatase/5'-nucleotidase, translated to MNRSLWALLALLTLGGAAPQPETKSFTLLHTNDQHGHLLPFSYPSRISPKDAVAKMSVTKDIGGIARRATLVKRIKAEAKNCWLIDAGDCMDGSPFSVEFFAQADYAAMNAVGYDFGVFGNHDFNMTVPQFEALLKTPTFPLVLANVTEKKANKPILPPYIIKEWGGLKVALFGLVTSSTKTYTAAKAAYKVDDPVTVATALVPELRKQADLVIAITHIGLDEDRQLARQVPGIDVIVGAHSHTRLPVGVVENGTIILQDHQWVGELGRLDFTAKRDTAGKWKIDRFTEKLIPITKDLPEDAATARVVAGYWDKIKAKYETVVGEVTSDLTDTPDHDIQPTNYYLVCDAMAEATGADFYIENQAGVRAPLLKGKVTFGDIVSLDPFDNALYTFKIQGRDLKKLLGTLRPIPSANLRYSVKQRGTSRFGWTLVGATLKGKEIDNDTYYSGAASSYLFASAIRRVALDGKETGTTRRAVLVEYLKKHSPLTVKEDGRVRFDGTNPFPEEIK